From the genome of Apodemus sylvaticus chromosome 3, mApoSyl1.1, whole genome shotgun sequence, one region includes:
- the LOC127680652 gene encoding dolichyl-diphosphooligosaccharide--protein glycosyltransferase subunit 4 gives MITDVQLAIFANMLGVSLFLLVVLYHYVAVNNPKKQE, from the coding sequence ATGATCACGGACGTGCAGCTCGCCATCTTCGCCAACATGCTGGGCGTGTCACTTTTCTTGCTTGTGGTCCTGTATCACTACGTGGCAGTAAACAACCCCAAGAAGCAGGAATGA